Proteins encoded within one genomic window of Streptomyces sp. NBC_01237:
- a CDS encoding N-acetylmuramoyl-L-alanine amidase has product MSAIVLRRQGQSARQAPQTPEERAVQQPRAAAAPPAPTPPGWMPGVARKPIGANFSRGGREGQRGLILHVQEGEGSLFDRFSDPATKSSAHFWVSRAGEIEQYVSVHHRSWTQRAGNVEWVSIETSGFAGKPLTTAQVDSVARVYVWGAREHGWPLEVTDSPKGRGLGTHAMGGSAWGGHACPGAIRARQREVIMRRVRQSQQT; this is encoded by the coding sequence GTGTCTGCGATCGTCCTCCGCCGGCAGGGGCAGTCCGCCAGGCAGGCCCCGCAGACTCCGGAGGAACGCGCCGTCCAGCAGCCCCGCGCCGCGGCGGCGCCCCCCGCTCCCACGCCGCCCGGATGGATGCCCGGCGTAGCCCGGAAGCCGATCGGCGCGAACTTCAGCCGGGGCGGGCGGGAGGGGCAACGGGGTCTGATACTGCACGTACAGGAGGGCGAGGGTTCGCTGTTCGATCGGTTCTCCGACCCCGCGACGAAGAGTTCAGCCCACTTCTGGGTGTCCCGGGCGGGCGAGATCGAGCAGTACGTATCGGTCCACCACCGCTCCTGGACACAGCGCGCGGGCAATGTCGAATGGGTGTCGATCGAGACTTCGGGCTTTGCCGGCAAACCGCTCACCACGGCGCAGGTCGATTCCGTGGCCCGCGTCTACGTCTGGGGTGCCCGTGAGCACGGCTGGCCCCTTGAGGTGACGGACTCCCCGAAGGGGCGGGGCCTGGGCACCCACGCCATGGGCGGAAGCGCCTGGGGTGGGCACGCCTGCCCCGGCGCGATACGGGCGCGGCAGCGCGAGGTCATCATGCGGCGGGTGCGGCAGTCTCAGCAGACCTGA
- a CDS encoding dienelactone hydrolase family protein, whose amino-acid sequence MTIMRGQNDPLDDFSRRTIGVDDVDRTVYVAGSGPAVVLLPEMPGISPDVARLARWVRDAGFSVYLPSLFGVDGAYPLAGAHETVVRRACVSAEFRAFAGGGTSPVVTWLRGLARLAHAERGGPGVGAVGLCFTGNFALTMALELAVIAPVVNHPSLPLDDAGGLEISDEDAVAVAERVERDGLKVLAYRFDNDKWCTGQRFAAYRALLGDAFDGRVLKAETANTDPPPFFRDVVGCAHSVVTAHLVDEEGHPTVQARDEIIAFLAERLRGPVGPGPE is encoded by the coding sequence ATGACCATCATGCGAGGACAGAACGACCCCTTGGACGACTTCTCGCGGAGAACCATCGGCGTCGATGACGTCGACAGGACCGTGTACGTCGCCGGGTCAGGACCGGCAGTCGTCCTCCTGCCCGAGATGCCGGGGATCAGCCCCGACGTCGCGCGGCTCGCCCGGTGGGTGCGCGATGCCGGCTTCTCCGTGTACCTGCCGTCCCTCTTCGGCGTCGACGGGGCCTATCCGCTGGCCGGGGCACACGAGACGGTGGTCCGACGCGCGTGTGTCAGTGCCGAGTTCCGGGCGTTCGCCGGTGGAGGCACCAGCCCCGTCGTCACCTGGCTGCGCGGCCTCGCCCGCCTGGCACACGCCGAGCGCGGCGGGCCCGGTGTCGGTGCCGTCGGCCTGTGTTTCACCGGCAACTTCGCCTTGACCATGGCGCTCGAACTCGCGGTCATCGCACCAGTGGTCAACCATCCGTCGCTTCCGCTCGACGACGCAGGCGGTCTGGAGATCAGCGACGAAGACGCCGTCGCCGTGGCGGAGCGCGTGGAGCGAGACGGATTGAAGGTCCTCGCCTACCGCTTCGACAACGACAAATGGTGCACCGGCCAGCGGTTCGCTGCCTACCGAGCGCTCCTCGGGGACGCGTTCGACGGCCGCGTACTCAAGGCCGAGACGGCGAACACGGACCCGCCGCCGTTCTTCCGCGACGTCGTCGGCTGCGCCCACAGCGTCGTCACGGCACACCTCGTCGACGAGGAAGGCCACCCCACCGTGCAAGCCCGGGACGAGATCATCGCCTTCCTGGCCGAGCGCCTCAGGGGTCCCGTAGGGCCGGGGCCGGAATGA
- a CDS encoding GlxA family transcriptional regulator: MSPLRVGVLAYPGCFASEVFGVPDLLAMATHVAAAQGAAEPAYEVSVVSPRRRVSASGGSLIDVSAVRPVDVLIVPGFELSPTLDLDATLAGLGPELSSIRSQAASGTVVVSLCVGAFLVAEAGLLGGREATTSWLFADRFARRYPDVRLRPESLVVTDGGVTTTAAFSAMYDFALRFIREHDGPRVARSTARIALVDDARSTQAPYVDSELIPTVGREFSLSVKRWLDQNLGARYDLPALAQEFHVSTRTMLRRFRDEAGETPLTYLQTARVRRARHWLETTDRTVASIAAAVGYGDPGAFSGIFARHTGQRPREYRAMFRRRREPHGATRRTET, translated from the coding sequence ATGAGTCCGCTGCGAGTCGGTGTGCTGGCCTATCCCGGCTGCTTCGCGTCGGAGGTATTCGGAGTCCCCGACCTCCTGGCGATGGCCACGCACGTCGCCGCGGCGCAAGGGGCGGCCGAGCCGGCCTACGAGGTCTCGGTCGTCTCGCCCCGGCGGCGAGTGAGCGCGTCCGGCGGCTCGCTCATCGATGTCTCGGCAGTTCGCCCGGTGGACGTCCTGATCGTGCCGGGCTTCGAGCTTTCGCCCACGCTCGATCTGGACGCGACACTCGCGGGCCTGGGACCGGAATTGTCATCGATCCGGTCGCAGGCGGCTTCGGGAACCGTCGTCGTATCGCTCTGTGTGGGTGCCTTCCTGGTCGCTGAAGCCGGGCTGCTCGGCGGACGCGAGGCGACCACGTCCTGGTTGTTCGCGGATCGGTTCGCCCGCCGGTACCCCGATGTGCGCCTCCGTCCGGAGAGCCTGGTCGTGACCGACGGCGGGGTGACGACGACGGCGGCCTTCAGTGCCATGTACGACTTCGCGCTGCGGTTCATCCGTGAGCACGACGGCCCCCGCGTTGCCCGCAGCACCGCGCGCATCGCGCTTGTCGACGATGCGCGCTCCACGCAGGCTCCCTATGTCGACTCGGAGCTCATACCCACTGTGGGAAGGGAGTTCTCCCTCAGCGTCAAGCGGTGGCTCGACCAGAACCTGGGTGCCCGCTACGACCTGCCCGCCCTCGCCCAGGAATTCCACGTGAGCACGCGAACCATGCTCCGTCGCTTCCGCGACGAAGCGGGCGAGACGCCGCTCACGTACCTGCAGACGGCCCGGGTGCGTCGAGCCAGGCACTGGCTGGAGACGACCGACAGGACCGTCGCGAGCATCGCCGCCGCTGTCGGGTACGGCGACCCCGGCGCGTTCAGCGGCATCTTCGCCAGACACACGGGCCAACGGCCGAGGGAGTACCGCGCGATGTTCCGTCGTCGCCGCGAGCCCCATGGGGCGACTCGCCGCACGGAGACGTGA
- a CDS encoding DUF4387 family protein: MNRCRSTFRGAGDPQRSEQGEDGRRLRSRPQDRSGEGDTYQALVDTGFLTPTLFAGLFGTAEDEILVVNHPLALAVKVSLPRPTTQGDLRDSDCYAGQQYAPLMAMNLPGPC; this comes from the coding sequence CTGAACCGTTGCCGAAGCACCTTCCGCGGTGCCGGGGATCCGCAGCGTTCCGAGCAGGGTGAGGACGGCCGGCGGCTGCGATCCCGGCCCCAGGACCGTTCCGGCGAGGGGGACACCTATCAGGCGCTTGTCGACACCGGCTTTCTCACCCCCACTCTGTTCGCCGGGCTCTTCGGCACCGCCGAGGACGAGATCCTTGTCGTCAACCACCCCCTTGCCCTCGCCGTCAAGGTCTCGCTGCCCCGCCCCACCACCCAGGGTGACCTCCGCGACAGCGACTGCTACGCCGGACAGCAATACGCCCCGCTGATGGCGATGAACCTGCCCGGACCATGCTGA
- a CDS encoding ankyrin repeat domain-containing protein, with product MGIADHLVEAAEAGDAFLVARLLAEGAGVDTRNSVGRTALDLAASRGHPEVVRLLITAGADPEQRAGEHRESTPLCLAAAHGRTAVVGALIDAGVHLRAQGRMRWVPLVLAATSGDRGHPQTVTLLLDRGADIDAEMKSRTSLEWAARFGQVQMVRQLLGRGATPTTNVLAAAHEYAERHPESRQRNALMIDALRVASAATD from the coding sequence ATGGGCATAGCGGACCACTTGGTGGAAGCAGCGGAAGCCGGCGATGCGTTCCTGGTGGCTCGGCTGCTGGCGGAGGGTGCCGGGGTGGACACGCGGAACAGCGTGGGGCGTACGGCGCTGGACCTGGCGGCATCTCGCGGACACCCCGAGGTGGTCCGTCTGCTCATCACGGCGGGTGCCGATCCGGAACAGCGGGCGGGTGAGCACCGCGAGTCGACACCGCTGTGCCTGGCGGCGGCGCATGGGCGCACGGCGGTCGTCGGGGCCCTGATCGATGCCGGTGTCCACCTCCGGGCCCAGGGCAGGATGCGCTGGGTACCGCTCGTACTGGCAGCGACGAGCGGGGACCGTGGGCATCCGCAGACCGTGACGCTGCTCCTGGACCGTGGGGCGGACATCGACGCCGAGATGAAGAGCAGGACATCTCTTGAGTGGGCGGCCCGGTTCGGACAGGTGCAGATGGTGCGTCAGCTCCTCGGACGTGGCGCGACCCCCACGACGAATGTACTCGCCGCCGCACACGAGTACGCGGAGCGGCATCCGGAATCCCGGCAGAGGAACGCACTCATGATCGACGCCCTCCGAGTCGCGAGTGCCGCGACCGACTGA
- a CDS encoding acyl-CoA thioester hydrolase/BAAT C-terminal domain-containing protein — protein sequence MELTEHELTNPWEGVLITPAAGAAIGVLVLSGSSGRIERERGRILASRGMTALAIRWFGGPGQSPGICEIPLETFVGAVGLLRSTGARRIGVLGTSKGAEAALLTAVHDPRVDVVIALSPTSRVWCNVGPGRDGEQQPYRSSWTWRGQPLPFVPLDDSWTATRPASGPVAIREWYEVSGRTFTQLVPAAEIPVDKARADLLLVAGGDDAMWPPLPFAEQLAHRRRAAGAPVRLIVRHDAGHRPRLPGERPASASPHFQYGGTPEADALLGAAAWPHILDALGTRG from the coding sequence GTGGAACTGACAGAACACGAGCTGACCAACCCCTGGGAAGGTGTGCTGATTACTCCCGCCGCAGGCGCCGCAATCGGTGTTCTGGTCCTGTCGGGTTCGAGCGGGCGCATCGAACGTGAGAGAGGGCGCATCCTCGCCTCCCGGGGCATGACGGCTTTGGCGATCCGCTGGTTCGGCGGGCCGGGCCAGTCCCCGGGAATCTGCGAGATCCCCCTGGAGACCTTCGTCGGGGCTGTCGGTCTTCTCCGCTCGACCGGGGCACGACGCATCGGAGTCCTGGGCACCTCCAAGGGTGCTGAAGCGGCACTGCTCACGGCGGTGCACGACCCGCGCGTGGACGTGGTCATCGCACTGTCGCCCACCTCGCGGGTGTGGTGCAACGTGGGACCGGGCCGCGACGGCGAGCAGCAGCCGTATCGATCGTCCTGGACGTGGCGGGGGCAGCCGCTTCCCTTCGTACCGCTGGACGATTCCTGGACGGCCACGCGACCGGCCAGTGGTCCCGTCGCGATCCGTGAATGGTACGAAGTCAGCGGGAGGACCTTCACCCAGCTGGTTCCCGCGGCGGAGATACCTGTGGACAAGGCGCGGGCTGATCTGCTGCTTGTCGCGGGTGGGGACGACGCGATGTGGCCGCCGCTGCCCTTCGCCGAACAACTGGCCCACCGCAGGCGCGCAGCCGGGGCCCCGGTACGGCTGATTGTCCGTCACGATGCCGGCCACCGACCACGTCTTCCGGGTGAGCGCCCGGCGTCGGCCTCCCCGCACTTCCAGTACGGAGGCACCCCCGAAGCTGACGCACTGCTGGGCGCGGCTGCGTGGCCGCACATCCTCGACGCGCTCGGCACCAGAGGCTGA
- a CDS encoding GNAT family N-acetyltransferase, with amino-acid sequence MNQDPVTLDRMAFGDWPAIHAWACLPEACRFQPWGPNTEDQTRDFVRTAVEAWSSAPQQRFAHVARLGDTVVGVGELHVRSHTQRQGEISYIVHPRLWGKGIGTEIGRRLLARGFDHLGLHRIYATCDPRNLGSSKVLTKLGMTYEGYHRHTAWIRDGWRDSLMFSVLEGDWRTEPGPVKT; translated from the coding sequence ATGAATCAGGACCCGGTGACTTTGGACAGGATGGCGTTCGGCGACTGGCCGGCCATTCACGCATGGGCCTGTCTCCCCGAGGCCTGTCGTTTTCAGCCCTGGGGACCGAACACTGAGGACCAGACGCGCGACTTCGTGAGAACCGCGGTCGAGGCTTGGTCGAGCGCACCCCAGCAGAGGTTCGCCCACGTAGCGCGCCTCGGGGACACTGTTGTCGGTGTGGGCGAGCTGCACGTCCGCAGTCACACGCAGCGCCAGGGTGAGATCTCGTACATCGTGCATCCGCGCCTGTGGGGGAAAGGCATTGGCACAGAGATCGGGCGTCGGCTACTCGCACGCGGCTTCGACCATCTGGGGCTTCACCGGATCTATGCGACCTGCGACCCTCGAAATCTCGGCTCATCCAAAGTACTGACCAAGCTCGGCATGACGTACGAGGGGTATCACCGACACACGGCGTGGATCCGGGACGGCTGGCGGGACTCCCTGATGTTCAGCGTCCTCGAAGGGGACTGGCGTACTGAACCCGGACCGGTGAAGACATAG
- a CDS encoding SMI1/KNR4 family protein, with the protein MPEIFDLRVELPAALAGPSAAWRFIERFAAHLGAPVGADDGFPEAELAAAELRLGLRLPSAMRELYGRFGRRHDLLHGLRLLLPPEELEADGSALIRQAEKFWLYQIAVPIDRIAETDPPVLIDGSSEAYDDWEPFADRFSAVCVETVMSENSLCGDWGGWHRERLAPDATYLEQSLTPIPPLIVPGGQENANRWYAGADVLVREDRSDR; encoded by the coding sequence ATGCCTGAGATTTTCGATCTTCGCGTCGAGCTTCCCGCGGCCCTCGCAGGTCCCTCAGCGGCCTGGCGGTTCATCGAGCGGTTCGCCGCGCATCTCGGCGCGCCGGTCGGGGCGGATGACGGCTTCCCCGAGGCGGAGCTCGCCGCTGCCGAGCTGCGGCTCGGACTGCGACTGCCGTCGGCGATGCGGGAGTTGTACGGAAGGTTCGGACGCCGTCACGATCTGTTGCACGGGCTGAGGCTGCTGTTGCCGCCCGAGGAGCTGGAGGCGGACGGCTCGGCCCTGATCCGGCAGGCGGAGAAGTTCTGGCTGTACCAGATCGCCGTTCCCATCGACCGGATCGCGGAGACCGACCCGCCCGTACTGATCGACGGGAGTTCGGAGGCGTACGACGACTGGGAACCGTTCGCCGACCGCTTCTCCGCCGTGTGCGTGGAGACGGTGATGTCGGAGAACTCACTGTGCGGCGACTGGGGCGGCTGGCACCGGGAGCGCCTGGCGCCCGACGCGACGTACCTGGAGCAGTCCCTCACCCCCATACCGCCGCTGATCGTCCCGGGCGGCCAGGAGAACGCGAACCGCTGGTACGCGGGCGCCGATGTCCTGGTGCGTGAGGATCGCTCGGACCGGTAG
- a CDS encoding GNAT family N-acetyltransferase, giving the protein MAIVLGKPGLDGLNEVVGVLREWQDDGAPMQLHPGDLGWFWRSGAEATAAAIRTWSRNGRILAIGLLDGPALLRLTITPDAQQEEQLARQLIEDVTEPERGVLPEGKADIEAPVGALVQDLLCEDGWNSEEPWTPLRRDLTEPVNAPGMRIEVVGPERAHVYAAVHRAAFDGSRFTDERWRAMAAGSPYADARCLVAYDDRGNAVAAVTVWSAGPGRPGLLEPMGVHRQHRRQGYGEAISVAAAAALQELGSSSALVCTPSANAGAIATYRSAGFRQRPEVRDRHRDA; this is encoded by the coding sequence ATGGCGATTGTGCTGGGCAAGCCGGGGCTCGACGGACTGAACGAAGTTGTGGGCGTGCTGCGGGAATGGCAGGACGACGGGGCGCCGATGCAACTGCATCCGGGGGACCTCGGCTGGTTCTGGCGGTCGGGTGCCGAAGCGACCGCCGCGGCGATCAGGACGTGGAGCCGGAACGGACGGATTCTCGCCATCGGGTTGCTGGACGGTCCCGCGCTGTTGCGGCTGACCATCACGCCGGATGCTCAGCAGGAGGAGCAGCTGGCGCGGCAGTTGATCGAAGACGTGACCGAGCCGGAGCGCGGCGTGCTGCCTGAGGGCAAGGCGGACATCGAGGCACCGGTGGGTGCACTGGTCCAGGATCTGCTGTGCGAGGACGGCTGGAACTCCGAGGAGCCGTGGACGCCGCTGCGCCGCGACCTCACGGAGCCGGTGAACGCCCCAGGCATGCGGATCGAGGTGGTCGGACCGGAGCGGGCGCACGTGTATGCCGCCGTACATCGGGCAGCGTTCGACGGGTCGAGGTTCACGGACGAGCGCTGGCGCGCGATGGCGGCCGGCTCTCCGTATGCCGACGCCCGGTGTCTGGTCGCGTACGACGACCGGGGCAACGCGGTGGCGGCGGTGACGGTGTGGTCGGCCGGTCCCGGCAGGCCCGGACTGCTCGAACCGATGGGTGTGCACCGGCAACATCGCCGTCAGGGCTACGGCGAGGCGATCTCCGTCGCCGCGGCGGCCGCACTCCAGGAGCTGGGCTCGTCGAGCGCGCTCGTCTGCACCCCGAGCGCCAATGCCGGCGCCATCGCCACCTACAGGTCAGCCGGGTTCCGGCAACGACCCGAAGTCCGTGACCGACACCGGGACGCCTGA
- a CDS encoding alpha/beta hydrolase family protein — protein sequence MTASDAAATDVAITAPAPIVSVKPVVLEAPGRREGLRVRVSAPTIGSELPIIVFSHGFGSSLNGYGPLADFWAAHGFVVIQPTHLDSRTVGLPQDDLRAPRLWRFRVQDVKRVLDQLDRVEAAVPGLSGRLDRSRIAAAGHSFGGQTAGTLLGLRVLDPVSRNAEDLSDSRIKAGVLLATAGRGGAALTPFAAENLPWLKGPDFAHMTTPTLVIAGDKDELPLSVRGPEWLTDPYHLSPGRKSLLTLFGAEHSLGGITGYEVRETTDENPERVALIQRVTWAYLRHALGIEDISWRAAQKALSESVAPMGRIESK from the coding sequence ATGACCGCATCAGACGCGGCGGCCACGGACGTGGCCATCACCGCCCCCGCCCCCATCGTCTCGGTGAAGCCGGTGGTGCTGGAAGCACCGGGCCGCAGGGAGGGCCTGCGGGTGAGAGTTTCCGCGCCGACGATCGGGAGCGAACTGCCGATCATCGTTTTCTCGCACGGTTTCGGGTCGTCGTTGAACGGCTACGGTCCTCTGGCCGACTTCTGGGCTGCTCACGGTTTCGTGGTGATCCAGCCCACCCATCTCGACTCCAGGACCGTGGGTCTTCCCCAGGACGATCTCCGCGCACCGCGGCTCTGGCGCTTCCGCGTCCAGGACGTGAAGCGCGTCCTTGACCAGCTTGATCGGGTGGAGGCCGCTGTTCCCGGTCTCAGCGGGCGCCTGGATCGAAGCCGCATTGCCGCGGCCGGGCATTCCTTCGGCGGCCAGACGGCGGGCACTCTGCTGGGCCTGCGCGTCCTCGATCCGGTGAGCAGGAATGCAGAAGACCTGTCCGACTCGCGGATCAAGGCGGGCGTGCTGCTTGCCACGGCCGGCCGGGGCGGAGCCGCCCTGACACCCTTCGCGGCCGAGAATCTTCCGTGGTTGAAGGGACCGGACTTCGCGCACATGACCACGCCGACCCTCGTGATCGCAGGCGACAAGGACGAGCTACCGCTCTCCGTCAGAGGGCCGGAGTGGCTCACCGACCCGTACCACCTGAGCCCGGGGCGCAAGAGCCTGCTCACCCTGTTCGGGGCGGAGCACTCCCTCGGCGGAATCACCGGCTACGAAGTCCGGGAGACGACGGACGAGAACCCCGAACGCGTGGCCCTGATCCAACGGGTCACCTGGGCCTACCTCCGCCACGCGCTCGGCATCGAGGACATCAGCTGGAGGGCAGCGCAGAAGGCTTTGTCGGAGAGCGTCGCCCCCATGGGGCGGATCGAATCCAAGTGA
- a CDS encoding MerR family transcriptional regulator, with product MRIGELATRTGVSVRSLRYYEEQNLLASERSRTGQRQYADSAVDRVQLIQQLYAAGLPSKSIAELLPCVVNGEATPELIDRLSAERDRIDGRIDDLVGARDKLGTVIAAATANWRTGEHCRRQ from the coding sequence ATGCGTATCGGCGAGCTCGCCACCAGAACAGGCGTCAGCGTTCGGTCGCTGCGCTACTACGAGGAACAGAACCTGCTCGCCTCGGAACGCAGCCGCACCGGCCAGCGGCAGTACGCGGACAGCGCGGTCGACCGTGTCCAGCTGATCCAGCAGTTGTACGCCGCCGGGCTGCCGAGCAAGTCGATCGCGGAACTGCTGCCGTGTGTCGTGAACGGTGAGGCCACGCCAGAGCTGATCGACCGGCTTTCGGCGGAACGGGATCGCATCGACGGCCGGATCGACGATCTGGTGGGCGCCCGGGACAAGTTGGGCACCGTGATCGCCGCCGCCACCGCGAACTGGCGAACAGGCGAACACTGCCGGCGCCAGTAG
- a CDS encoding NmrA/HSCARG family protein, translating into MTTDHTVLVTGATGLQGGATARGLLAAGWQVRALVRDPVGPRAQALVRAGAEVVPGDMGDRASLDRAMRGVHGVFSVQPTVGSPGAPPGFAVEDEIRLGMNVIEAVNDADVRHLVHASVAGAERSSGIRRWESKWRIEGRIGALGLPATILRPVRFMENHSDPTMGVRNGVLTDVVKPEMPVQLIAATDIGAFATLAFTNPGRYIGQALEIAGDELTLPQVVDAISRTTGVSITYRAIPREALTGLDPDARAGYDFANHRGGWQADISELRSLHPALMDFETWLRKEGATQFDALFRDRPA; encoded by the coding sequence ATGACAACCGATCACACCGTGCTGGTGACCGGGGCCACTGGCCTCCAAGGCGGAGCCACCGCCAGGGGGTTGCTGGCCGCCGGCTGGCAGGTGCGAGCCCTCGTCCGCGACCCGGTCGGCCCCCGGGCCCAAGCGTTGGTACGGGCCGGCGCCGAGGTCGTACCGGGCGACATGGGCGACCGTGCTTCCCTGGATAGGGCGATGCGGGGCGTGCACGGGGTCTTCAGTGTGCAACCCACCGTCGGCTCTCCCGGCGCACCGCCCGGATTCGCCGTCGAAGACGAGATCCGGTTGGGCATGAATGTGATCGAAGCAGTGAACGACGCCGATGTCCGGCACCTCGTCCACGCCTCGGTCGCCGGCGCCGAGCGCTCATCCGGTATCCGCCGCTGGGAAAGCAAATGGCGGATCGAGGGGCGCATCGGCGCCCTGGGCCTGCCCGCCACCATCCTGCGTCCCGTCCGGTTCATGGAGAACCACTCCGACCCGACCATGGGGGTGCGCAACGGCGTACTGACCGATGTGGTCAAGCCGGAGATGCCCGTCCAACTCATAGCCGCCACCGATATAGGTGCCTTCGCGACCCTGGCATTCACCAACCCCGGCCGGTACATCGGCCAGGCGCTTGAGATCGCCGGTGACGAACTGACACTCCCGCAGGTCGTCGACGCGATCAGCCGTACCACCGGAGTCTCCATCACCTATCGGGCGATCCCGCGAGAGGCGCTCACGGGGCTGGATCCGGACGCCCGGGCAGGTTACGACTTCGCCAATCACCGAGGCGGCTGGCAGGCCGACATCTCCGAGCTGCGCAGTCTGCACCCGGCTCTGATGGACTTCGAGACCTGGCTGCGCAAGGAAGGTGCGACGCAGTTCGACGCGCTGTTCCGCGACCGACCTGCTTGA
- a CDS encoding TetR/AcrR family transcriptional regulator yields the protein MTTPPPQPALRADARRNYERLISAAREVFAARGADVPMDDIARHAGVGNATLYRRFPTREALLQAVHRDQIEALYSRSQELLAARSPDEGLATWLRELAGEGSTSRSLATALMTALRDEGSDVSWCRETMYAAAAALLDRAQQAGTVRTDVTVGQVLKLVNAIAFVTECEPDGEQQADHLLAVVMDGLRPPHRAEHGS from the coding sequence ATGACCACACCTCCACCCCAGCCCGCGCTCCGAGCCGACGCACGGCGCAACTACGAACGGCTGATCAGTGCCGCCCGCGAAGTCTTCGCCGCGCGAGGAGCCGACGTTCCGATGGACGACATCGCCCGTCACGCCGGCGTCGGGAACGCGACTCTCTACCGCCGCTTCCCGACCCGGGAGGCGTTGCTGCAGGCCGTCCACCGCGACCAGATCGAGGCCCTGTACTCACGGTCGCAAGAACTGCTTGCCGCGCGGTCCCCGGACGAGGGGCTGGCGACCTGGCTACGGGAACTGGCCGGGGAGGGGAGCACGTCACGCAGCCTGGCAACGGCACTGATGACTGCCCTGCGGGATGAGGGCTCCGACGTGTCCTGGTGCCGGGAGACGATGTACGCCGCTGCGGCCGCCCTGCTCGACCGGGCGCAGCAGGCGGGTACGGTCCGCACCGACGTCACCGTGGGCCAGGTGCTCAAGCTCGTCAACGCCATCGCCTTCGTCACCGAATGCGAACCCGACGGCGAACAGCAGGCCGATCACCTTCTGGCCGTGGTGATGGACGGCCTTCGGCCCCCGCATCGCGCAGAACACGGATCGTGA
- a CDS encoding GNAT family N-acetyltransferase, protein MPMPELQRINSFVSSFARRQAARTVDLPGGFAVYDDDFAHSRANNQVVIDSAVDSEALPALADEALGHLPYRLISVLDGDAGTACAEPLIRAGYTHSTYLVMLHTGPVPAGGPAEEVDLDALRIPLTRRWRGFLPDVEDEVLRHLVDRREARRRGADAVHFIGARTEEGEVAAWADLYMDPSTGTAQIEDLITSETHLGRGYADAVLTTSLRLAAAEGCGTRFLTADAMDWPRHWYERRGFSAIGHSHCFQRG, encoded by the coding sequence ATGCCCATGCCAGAGCTTCAGCGGATCAACTCGTTCGTGTCGTCCTTCGCCCGCCGCCAGGCCGCGCGCACCGTCGACCTCCCCGGCGGGTTCGCCGTATACGACGATGACTTCGCGCATTCCCGCGCGAACAATCAGGTCGTCATCGACTCGGCCGTCGACTCCGAGGCGCTGCCCGCCCTCGCGGACGAGGCCCTGGGGCATCTGCCGTACCGTCTGATCTCCGTCCTCGACGGTGACGCCGGAACGGCGTGCGCGGAGCCGCTGATCCGGGCCGGATACACCCACTCCACCTATCTGGTCATGCTGCACACCGGCCCGGTGCCCGCAGGCGGGCCGGCGGAAGAGGTGGACCTCGACGCGCTGCGTATCCCACTCACCCGGCGCTGGCGGGGGTTTCTCCCGGATGTCGAGGACGAGGTCCTGCGCCACCTCGTCGACCGACGCGAGGCTCGTCGTCGCGGCGCCGACGCTGTTCACTTCATCGGTGCCCGCACGGAGGAGGGAGAGGTCGCCGCATGGGCCGACCTCTACATGGACCCGTCGACCGGCACTGCTCAGATCGAGGACCTGATCACCTCGGAGACCCACCTCGGACGGGGGTACGCCGATGCCGTCCTGACCACCTCCCTGCGGTTGGCCGCCGCCGAGGGCTGCGGTACCCGGTTCCTGACCGCAGACGCGATGGACTGGCCACGGCACTGGTACGAGCGCCGCGGCTTCTCCGCCATCGGCCACTCGCACTGTTTCCAACGCGGCTGA